A single window of Anaerolineae bacterium DNA harbors:
- a CDS encoding UDP-N-acetylmuramoyl-L-alanyl-D-glutamate--2,6-diaminopimelate ligase gives MKLSHLLKTIAVKSISGKKKEEGMDKAEVVSIHCRAQDVKQSGIFVAIQGNVMDGHDYVDVALANGASAIITQKPIDRDSIIIEVENTRKALSAMSAAFYGNPSEDLFLIGITGTNGKTTTAYLIESILLNAGFRVGVIGTINYRCSGKVFNSPVTTPESLDLQRILAEMLKQGITHVVMEVSSHAIDQHRIANCWFDVGVFTNLTRDHLDYHGDMDSYWSCKKRLFTENLMSGPKKGRTLAVINCDDTRGKELASELKAQSSKPEVFELSDNMIRPSNIKCEPSGIAGRLSTIKGVFDFRSSLVGKHNLKNIISVTGVGISLNLPLDVIKAGIEALTRIPGRLEAIPNTAGRFVYVDYAHTPDALENVLSSLRSMAQARIICVFGCGGDRDKGKRHQMGEIAGRLCEVAVVTSDNPRTEAPMDIITQVLDGMRKTSIPEYDRADMDSLSNQDKGKKGYVVEPDRKKAIELAVTISRADDIVLIAGKGHETYQIIGGKTIPFDDGKEAETALRNLQNL, from the coding sequence ATGAAACTTTCGCATTTGCTTAAAACAATTGCTGTAAAAAGTATTTCCGGTAAAAAAAAAGAGGAAGGAATGGATAAGGCTGAGGTGGTTTCAATCCATTGCAGAGCACAGGATGTTAAGCAAAGCGGGATCTTTGTGGCTATACAGGGCAATGTGATGGATGGCCATGACTATGTTGACGTGGCATTGGCAAATGGCGCATCAGCAATTATTACACAAAAGCCGATTGACCGGGATTCAATAATTATCGAGGTTGAAAATACCAGGAAGGCTCTATCTGCCATGTCTGCCGCCTTTTACGGCAACCCCTCCGAAGATTTATTTTTAATAGGAATAACCGGCACAAACGGCAAAACAACCACAGCCTATCTGATCGAAAGCATACTTTTAAATGCCGGTTTCAGAGTGGGTGTTATAGGGACGATAAATTACCGTTGTTCAGGCAAAGTATTTAATAGTCCTGTTACAACGCCTGAATCGCTTGATCTTCAGAGAATTTTAGCCGAGATGCTAAAACAGGGCATTACACATGTTGTTATGGAGGTTTCATCACATGCCATAGACCAGCACAGGATCGCGAATTGCTGGTTTGATGTTGGTGTATTTACCAATCTGACCCGGGATCACCTTGATTATCACGGGGATATGGATTCCTACTGGTCGTGTAAGAAAAGGCTTTTTACAGAAAATCTAATGTCAGGGCCCAAAAAAGGCAGGACCCTGGCTGTAATTAATTGTGACGATACAAGGGGAAAGGAACTCGCGTCGGAGCTCAAAGCTCAAAGCTCAAAGCCGGAAGTCTTTGAGCTTTCGGACAATATGATCAGGCCTTCTAATATCAAGTGCGAACCGAGCGGCATTGCGGGAAGACTTTCAACCATAAAAGGGGTGTTTGATTTCAGATCATCCCTTGTCGGCAAACATAATCTGAAAAACATAATAAGCGTTACAGGTGTCGGAATTTCTTTAAACCTGCCGCTTGATGTCATAAAGGCAGGAATAGAGGCTCTCACCCGCATACCAGGCAGGCTTGAAGCTATTCCAAATACTGCCGGGCGTTTTGTATATGTGGATTATGCGCATACTCCTGATGCTCTGGAAAATGTTTTATCCTCTTTAAGATCAATGGCCCAGGCAAGAATAATCTGCGTATTCGGCTGTGGAGGCGACCGGGATAAAGGTAAGCGACATCAAATGGGCGAAATCGCCGGCAGGTTATGCGAGGTTGCTGTTGTTACATCGGATAATCCACGCACAGAGGCGCCTATGGATATCATTACGCAGGTGCTTGATGGAATGAGAAAAACGTCAATACCGGAATATGACCGCGCGGATATGGATAGTCTGTCAAACCAGGATAAGGGGAAAAAAGGATATGTCGTGGAACCTGATCGTAAAAAGGCCATAGAGCTTGCCGTTACAATATCCAGGGCAGACGATATTGTTCTGATAGCAGGCAAGGGCCATGAAACCTATCAGATAATCGGCGGTAAAACCATCCCCTTTGATGATGGAAAAGAGGCTGAAACAGCTTTAAGGAATTTGCAAAATCTTTGA
- a CDS encoding ARMT1-like domain-containing protein: MKNIDAKRPVLPPKTPETDAWVTAFFIENHIDYYTYPDHVSTPEQIRFIVFTEEDERYYPCSDRMFEAIMNRNRSEFLQKKYHEILQKMLKVIDGQIENTDEKAYLESLIKIKYQHETRDEIMIPSRVEKRLMGIFLNRTQIEDPYIYEKKLRNSRANNALSSDALINAMNHGDVDDLKNSPSTLSSIKKILHYLELKRLLSLSVEHSLWESDKTAYFTQNDYLGFFNRRFSGNGVEPLFDFLCAQDKEKSLSKKILWLADEAGEIMVDFAIINYLINLGHKIIIAFKDGPFFTKIDYYDAVEDEMLSGKLKGALFISEKNLGKNELANMLRSDKNIIVISDGTSENLNLLLASTTFARIFKEVDGVISRGEDQRRRFFDAHFQFTQNIYNISAGNKGSVLISFKPKHPAVIKFSHADLEEKAKTIIDQMKESRGKGMTVIFYSGIIGSIPGKIEMAKKIMSASISLLRKQFAMTFIINPSEYYESGMDADDLMYMWKIVQTSGFIDIWRFQTYEDIVKVFQSMDKKVPPEWVGKDATFSTGCTKEMKIALEVQRKYPEMQIIGPPQERFMRRKEYGIGKMYDQRLSEICRQK, from the coding sequence TTGAAAAATATTGATGCAAAAAGACCGGTGTTGCCCCCAAAAACCCCTGAGACCGATGCATGGGTTACAGCATTTTTTATAGAAAACCATATTGACTATTATACCTACCCCGACCATGTTTCCACACCTGAACAAATAAGATTCATTGTCTTTACAGAAGAGGATGAGCGGTATTATCCATGTTCAGATCGCATGTTTGAAGCCATAATGAACAGAAACCGGTCGGAATTTTTACAGAAAAAATATCATGAGATTTTGCAGAAAATGCTTAAAGTTATTGACGGTCAAATAGAGAATACAGATGAAAAAGCCTATCTTGAGTCGCTGATTAAAATCAAGTACCAGCATGAAACAAGGGATGAAATCATGATACCATCCCGCGTTGAAAAGCGCCTGATGGGAATCTTCTTAAACCGCACCCAAATTGAAGACCCTTACATTTATGAAAAAAAACTGCGAAATAGCCGAGCAAATAACGCATTAAGTTCAGATGCCTTAATCAATGCCATGAATCATGGAGATGTTGACGATCTGAAAAATTCTCCTTCAACCCTTTCGAGCATTAAAAAAATCTTGCATTATCTGGAACTAAAGAGGCTTCTTTCTCTGTCAGTGGAACATTCTCTGTGGGAGTCCGATAAAACCGCGTACTTCACGCAAAATGATTACCTTGGTTTTTTTAACCGCCGGTTTTCCGGAAACGGAGTCGAACCCCTGTTTGACTTTTTGTGCGCTCAGGACAAGGAAAAATCTCTATCCAAAAAAATACTGTGGCTGGCAGATGAAGCAGGAGAGATTATGGTGGATTTCGCCATAATTAATTATCTTATAAACTTGGGGCATAAAATTATTATTGCTTTCAAAGATGGACCTTTTTTTACCAAGATCGATTATTATGACGCTGTTGAAGATGAAATGTTAAGCGGAAAGCTTAAAGGGGCATTATTTATTTCTGAAAAAAACCTTGGCAAAAATGAACTCGCTAATATGTTGAGAAGCGATAAAAATATTATCGTTATATCTGATGGAACAAGTGAAAATCTCAACCTCCTTCTCGCATCCACAACATTTGCCAGAATTTTCAAAGAGGTTGACGGTGTAATATCAAGGGGAGAGGATCAAAGGCGGCGTTTCTTTGACGCTCATTTTCAATTTACTCAAAATATATATAACATCTCAGCCGGAAATAAGGGTTCAGTCCTGATAAGTTTTAAGCCCAAACATCCGGCGGTAATCAAATTTTCTCATGCGGACCTTGAAGAAAAGGCTAAAACAATTATTGATCAAATGAAAGAGTCCCGGGGAAAGGGAATGACGGTAATATTTTACAGTGGAATTATCGGTTCCATACCAGGAAAAATAGAAATGGCAAAGAAAATAATGTCCGCTTCCATCAGTCTCCTCAGGAAACAGTTTGCAATGACCTTTATAATAAATCCCTCGGAATATTATGAGTCAGGGATGGATGCGGATGACCTTATGTATATGTGGAAAATCGTCCAGACAAGCGGCTTTATAGATATATGGCGATTTCAGACATATGAGGATATTGTTAAGGTGTTTCAGAGTATGGATAAAAAGGTCCCGCCTGAATGGGTGGGCAAGGATGCCACATTCAGCACAGGATGTACAAAAGAAATGAAAATCGCCCTTGAAGTACAGCGGAAATATCCGGAAATGCAAATCATCGGACCGCCGCAGGAAAGGTTCATGCGACGCAAAGAGTACGGCATAGGCAAGATGTATGATCAAAGGCTAAGTGAAATCTGCCGGCAAAAATAA
- a CDS encoding hemolysin family protein, whose amino-acid sequence MISLNIIIIAVCILIQAFFSGSEMMLLASNKLKLRQEIAKGSKGARLALNMINDQQWFLATTSTGTNMFVIISSVISATYFHQLFGIYGEPLAIIIISPVLLMFGEIIPRTLFQQNATKIAPRIAKTLWIASRIIFPVTYLVFGASRLFYGRSGREAFKKQHLITRKDLALILRVSGEESDLQKKEKKLIHRVFHLAESNVADVMVPLVNVTAIPDTATVEDAIKIIGRTGYSKLPVFKDRIDNLTGVIFARDLLGTPDTLEKIGQFMRKAVFVPELKKADDLLVSFQKTRDSIAIVVDEYGGAVGIITLEDILEEVVGEIRDEYDSETGQFVRLSKNRFLVNAAMEIEQANEKINLNLPKEDYETIGGFLLKQMGKIPKKGEILIYKNVKYTVMQSSNRTINEILIETNL is encoded by the coding sequence ATGATCAGCCTGAACATAATTATAATAGCTGTTTGCATCCTTATTCAGGCCTTTTTTTCCGGCTCTGAGATGATGCTGTTAGCTTCAAACAAGCTAAAACTCAGGCAAGAGATTGCAAAAGGGTCAAAAGGGGCCAGGCTTGCCCTGAACATGATTAATGACCAGCAATGGTTCCTTGCGACTACCAGCACAGGAACAAATATGTTCGTGATAATATCCTCAGTTATCTCTGCTACATACTTTCACCAGCTTTTCGGAATCTATGGCGAACCCTTGGCAATTATTATCATATCTCCCGTGCTTTTGATGTTTGGAGAAATAATACCAAGAACACTTTTCCAGCAAAATGCAACGAAAATCGCCCCGAGGATCGCCAAGACCCTGTGGATAGCATCACGTATTATATTCCCTGTTACATATCTGGTTTTTGGGGCCAGCAGGCTGTTTTACGGCCGTTCAGGTCGGGAAGCCTTTAAAAAACAACATCTTATAACCAGAAAGGATCTGGCGCTGATATTAAGGGTGTCGGGCGAAGAAAGCGATCTTCAGAAAAAGGAAAAAAAACTCATACACAGGGTTTTTCATCTTGCTGAATCGAATGTTGCTGATGTCATGGTTCCTCTTGTTAATGTCACAGCCATACCAGACACTGCAACAGTAGAGGATGCCATAAAAATAATCGGCCGGACCGGCTATTCCAAACTCCCTGTGTTCAAAGATAGAATCGACAATCTTACAGGCGTTATATTTGCCAGGGATCTACTCGGTACCCCTGATACTCTGGAAAAAATCGGTCAATTTATGCGCAAAGCGGTTTTTGTGCCTGAACTTAAAAAGGCTGATGATCTTCTGGTTTCCTTCCAGAAAACTCGCGACTCCATTGCAATCGTTGTTGATGAATATGGCGGAGCTGTGGGTATTATTACACTTGAAGATATTCTCGAAGAGGTTGTTGGGGAAATCCGGGATGAATACGACAGTGAAACAGGCCAGTTTGTCAGGCTCAGCAAAAACCGGTTCCTGGTAAATGCTGCAATGGAAATCGAGCAGGCCAATGAAAAAATAAACCTTAATCTTCCCAAAGAAGATTACGAAACAATTGGAGGATTTCTTCTGAAACAGATGGGAAAGATCCCCAAAAAGGGAGAAATATTAATATACAAAAATGTAAAATATACCGTCATGCAATCAAGCAACAGAACGATTAACGAAATTCTTATAGAAACTAATCTTTGA
- the mraZ gene encoding division/cell wall cluster transcriptional repressor MraZ, whose product MFRGSSYNTIDSKGRVIIPARFRDVIKDGGGDGVMVTRLDRSLFAYTFDQWGEIESKVLSLAQTSEYMRRFRRVFIGGASDCMCDKQGRILIPSVLRQYAGLEKEIVLVGQIAHFEIWSKERYEQEAMQMEDDMKKEDVGNEIAKLGL is encoded by the coding sequence ATGTTCAGGGGCAGCTCCTATAATACAATTGATTCAAAAGGACGCGTCATAATTCCGGCAAGGTTTCGTGATGTCATTAAGGATGGCGGTGGTGACGGCGTAATGGTTACCAGGCTTGACAGGTCTCTGTTTGCATATACTTTTGATCAGTGGGGTGAAATCGAGTCCAAAGTATTGTCCCTGGCCCAGACCAGTGAATATATGCGGCGTTTCAGGAGGGTTTTTATTGGGGGAGCATCTGATTGCATGTGTGATAAGCAGGGGCGTATCCTGATTCCGTCGGTATTAAGACAGTATGCCGGGCTTGAAAAGGAGATCGTGCTTGTGGGCCAAATTGCTCACTTTGAAATATGGTCAAAAGAAAGATATGAGCAGGAAGCGATGCAGATGGAAGATGATATGAAAAAGGAGGATGTTGGAAACGAAATTGCAAAATTAGGGCTTTAA
- the rsmH gene encoding 16S rRNA (cytosine(1402)-N(4))-methyltransferase RsmH, translated as MSYKHIPVMLSEAVHFLNCIPGKTYVDCTLGGSGHALAIVEKIIPGGLLIGIDQDKDAILNANKALKPYESNVRLFHENFVNLPDILSQINIDAVDGILLDLGVSFYQLELSGRGFSFKKDEPLDMRMNINSRVKAEDLVNRMDEEGLKKLFKQYGEERWAKQIARNIVKVRKLKRICSAGQLAQIVCDSVPKKSLFTQKIHPATRVFMALRIAVNRELEVLDSFMQNAVNFLRPKGRLCVISFHSLEDRIVKHQIKALEGKCICPPDFPKCVCNPKRVVRSLTRRVLRPTEEEIAANPMARSAKLRACEKI; from the coding sequence ATGTCATACAAACATATTCCTGTCATGCTGAGTGAAGCGGTCCATTTCCTGAATTGTATTCCAGGGAAAACCTATGTTGACTGCACGCTTGGCGGTTCAGGCCATGCTCTTGCCATTGTGGAAAAAATTATCCCCGGCGGGTTATTGATCGGGATAGATCAGGATAAGGATGCAATATTAAATGCAAACAAGGCCTTGAAACCATATGAATCAAATGTCCGTCTTTTTCACGAAAATTTTGTTAATCTTCCGGATATTCTTTCACAGATAAATATTGATGCAGTAGACGGTATTCTTTTAGATCTTGGAGTTTCCTTTTATCAACTCGAATTAAGCGGCAGAGGCTTTAGTTTCAAAAAGGACGAGCCTCTGGATATGCGTATGAACATTAACTCGCGGGTAAAAGCCGAAGATTTGGTAAACAGGATGGATGAAGAAGGTCTGAAAAAACTTTTTAAGCAGTACGGCGAGGAGCGCTGGGCAAAACAGATAGCACGTAATATCGTAAAGGTAAGAAAGCTAAAAAGAATCTGTTCAGCCGGGCAGTTAGCTCAAATAGTATGTGACTCTGTCCCAAAGAAATCTTTATTTACTCAGAAAATTCATCCTGCTACTCGAGTGTTCATGGCTCTTAGGATTGCCGTTAATAGAGAGCTCGAAGTGCTTGATTCGTTTATGCAAAACGCCGTAAATTTCTTAAGGCCCAAAGGCCGTCTTTGTGTAATATCTTTCCATTCCCTTGAAGATCGAATTGTAAAACATCAAATAAAAGCTCTGGAGGGCAAGTGCATTTGTCCGCCGGACTTTCCAAAATGTGTTTGTAATCCAAAAAGGGTTGTTCGCTCTTTGACCAGGAGAGTATTGCGGCCTACTGAAGAAGAGATAGCGGCCAATCCCATGGCAAGAAGCGCAAAACTAAGGGCTTGCGAAAAAATATAG
- a CDS encoding hemolysin family protein, giving the protein MELTIIIKISIIFFLLIISGFFSGSETALFSLSLMQRERIRKSKNKSAALIDKLLMHPKQLIITILIGNDLVNIAASVVATYLFVSMIGEQGKWVTIAIMTPVTLLFAEVIPKIFSAAHNERVAPFVSKPLDIFGRLISPLRWVFNYVANSIIKLSGAERRKALPAIMEDDFRDMVDLSHKEGELKKMEKELIHNVFEFSDTRVFEVMTPLKKMFCLTEDMDIDTILKHIKEIHFSRIPVREETADKITGILYVKDLLKVKIKKIDGKTKLLPKICRKPFFIPETKMVDELFYTLKQKHTHIAICLNEQGMVSGLVTMEDLLEELFGEIYDEHDMGEAG; this is encoded by the coding sequence TTGGAACTCACGATAATCATCAAAATCAGCATAATATTTTTTCTGCTGATTATTTCCGGTTTTTTCTCCGGATCGGAGACCGCTCTATTTTCTCTCTCGCTAATGCAGCGTGAACGCATAAGAAAAAGTAAAAATAAAAGCGCCGCTCTGATTGACAAACTTCTTATGCATCCGAAACAGCTTATAATTACAATCCTTATCGGCAACGATCTTGTAAATATAGCCGCATCCGTTGTTGCAACGTATCTCTTTGTATCCATGATAGGCGAACAGGGCAAATGGGTTACAATTGCCATCATGACCCCTGTGACTCTGTTATTTGCCGAGGTAATACCAAAGATATTTTCAGCAGCCCATAATGAGCGTGTCGCCCCCTTTGTATCAAAGCCTCTTGATATTTTCGGAAGATTAATTTCACCTCTGAGGTGGGTTTTCAATTATGTCGCAAACTCCATCATAAAACTATCAGGCGCTGAAAGAAGAAAAGCTTTGCCTGCCATTATGGAAGATGATTTTCGCGACATGGTTGATCTGAGCCACAAAGAGGGGGAGCTGAAAAAGATGGAAAAGGAGCTTATCCACAATGTTTTCGAGTTTAGCGACACCCGTGTCTTTGAGGTCATGACCCCCCTGAAAAAAATGTTCTGCCTGACCGAAGATATGGATATAGACACGATTTTAAAACATATTAAGGAGATCCACTTCTCCAGGATCCCGGTTCGCGAAGAAACTGCTGATAAAATTACTGGGATTCTTTATGTAAAGGATCTGTTAAAGGTTAAAATTAAAAAGATCGACGGCAAAACAAAACTTTTGCCGAAAATATGCAGAAAACCATTTTTTATACCTGAAACAAAAATGGTTGATGAGCTCTTTTATACCTTAAAGCAGAAGCATACACATATTGCTATCTGCCTGAATGAGCAGGGAATGGTTTCAGGGCTTGTCACAATGGAAGATCTTTTAGAAGAACTCTTTGGTGAAATCTATGATGAACATGATATGGGTGAAGCTGGATGA
- a CDS encoding penicillin-binding protein 2 produces the protein MKPKHRILSETNSTGFQQRRIGVRSMLIGFIFSIILAAIGAKAVYLQVFCGPWLSQKAADQYEKSFISPGKRGTIYDANHREIAVSIDMASIAAYPQNISEPATTARLIARALKIDESSLCRNLNLKKRSFVWVKRHITPSEATQVKNLKLKGIAFIPENKRFYPNRTLAAQMLGFSGIDGHGLEGIEFYYNNYLEGDAGKFTVLKDAFGRGFNGGETVAGDFGGNNLILTVDRTIQHIAESALEEAVDKFSANSGMAIVMAPKTGAILAMAHYPFFNPNTFSGFKKELWRNRAIADQFEPGSTMKIFSAAAALESGKCTQNTIFYCENGSYGIGKDIVHDTKPHGWMSLQQIVKYSSNIGIVKVAETTGQDLLYKTLSDFGFGKKSGIDCPGETSGSLASHKRWSKIDAGAISFGQGISVSALQLITATCAIANGGILMKPYIVQAIMDQNGRLIKSSGPCEVRRVISVQTSGILKKIMESVTDDGGTGVNAALEGYSVCGKTGTAQKVDEKGTYAKDKYIASFVGFASSQNPEIAVLVVIDEPEQQYFGSIVAAPVFKKIAFETLNYMNLPATHNAPYGTPVNRRAGLNRFNGSDKIRHFSKVSA, from the coding sequence ATGAAACCAAAACATCGAATATTATCCGAAACCAACAGCACCGGTTTTCAACAAAGGCGTATCGGAGTGCGCTCTATGCTTATTGGTTTTATTTTTAGCATTATTTTAGCTGCGATAGGGGCAAAGGCGGTATACCTGCAGGTTTTTTGCGGTCCGTGGCTGTCTCAAAAAGCAGCCGACCAATATGAAAAATCTTTTATATCCCCGGGAAAGCGCGGAACCATATATGATGCAAATCACAGAGAAATAGCAGTCAGCATAGACATGGCATCAATAGCAGCATATCCCCAAAATATTTCAGAACCAGCAACTACGGCCAGGCTCATTGCAAGGGCACTGAAAATTGATGAAAGCTCCCTTTGCAGAAATCTAAATTTAAAAAAAAGATCATTTGTATGGGTAAAGCGTCATATTACACCCAGCGAGGCAACGCAGGTAAAGAATTTAAAGCTGAAAGGTATAGCTTTCATACCTGAGAACAAGCGTTTTTATCCAAACAGAACCCTTGCTGCACAGATGCTTGGATTTTCAGGCATCGATGGCCATGGTCTGGAAGGTATTGAATTTTATTATAACAATTATCTTGAAGGCGACGCAGGTAAATTTACGGTTTTAAAGGATGCATTCGGCCGTGGATTTAACGGCGGGGAAACAGTAGCCGGAGATTTCGGCGGAAACAACCTTATCCTGACTGTCGACAGGACAATACAGCACATAGCGGAGAGCGCTCTTGAGGAAGCGGTTGATAAATTTTCCGCCAATTCCGGGATGGCGATAGTAATGGCCCCTAAAACAGGGGCTATATTGGCTATGGCGCACTATCCCTTTTTTAATCCTAATACTTTTAGCGGTTTTAAAAAGGAGCTTTGGAGAAACAGGGCAATAGCCGATCAGTTTGAACCAGGCTCAACCATGAAAATCTTCTCAGCAGCAGCGGCATTAGAATCAGGGAAATGCACACAGAATACTATTTTTTATTGCGAAAACGGCTCATACGGAATCGGGAAAGATATTGTTCATGACACCAAGCCTCATGGTTGGATGTCCTTGCAGCAGATCGTTAAATATTCAAGCAATATCGGTATAGTTAAGGTTGCTGAAACAACCGGCCAGGATTTGCTTTATAAGACTCTGAGCGATTTTGGTTTTGGTAAAAAGAGCGGAATAGACTGCCCGGGGGAAACATCCGGAAGCCTGGCTTCACATAAGCGATGGTCAAAAATAGATGCCGGAGCAATTTCATTCGGCCAGGGGATTTCCGTATCAGCGCTTCAGCTTATAACAGCCACTTGCGCGATTGCCAACGGCGGGATTCTAATGAAGCCTTATATTGTGCAGGCCATAATGGATCAGAATGGACGTTTGATAAAAAGTTCAGGCCCTTGCGAGGTTAGAAGGGTTATTTCGGTACAAACATCCGGAATCTTGAAAAAGATAATGGAATCTGTAACCGATGATGGAGGCACAGGGGTCAATGCAGCGCTTGAAGGTTATTCTGTTTGCGGTAAGACAGGCACTGCTCAGAAAGTTGATGAAAAAGGAACATATGCCAAAGATAAATATATAGCATCATTTGTCGGGTTTGCTTCTTCACAAAATCCTGAAATAGCTGTCCTGGTTGTAATTGATGAGCCTGAGCAACAGTATTTTGGTAGTATTGTCGCAGCCCCGGTATTTAAAAAAATTGCCTTTGAAACCCTGAATTATATGAATCTGCCGGCTACTCATAATGCGCCTTATGGCACTCCTGTTAATAGACGGGCCGGTCTGAACAGATTTAATGGATCAGATAAAATTAGACATTTTTCAAAGGTTTCAGCATGA
- the murF gene encoding UDP-N-acetylmuramoyl-tripeptide--D-alanyl-D-alanine ligase, producing MTDNYTKPMPWTSADIVGATKGDLLLGDIKSTFSGISIDSRSISVDELFVAIRGNIHDGFSFACDVIKKGVRGLLVNMDKANVLPNEKWKKKGVVCVAVKDTTKALGDLARFNRKRADVSVVAITGSNGKTSTKDMTAAVVARKFCTLSTKGNLNNEIGLPLTLLRLCRCHEWAVLELGMNRPGEIGMLADICLPDIGIITNISHAHLEGLGSIEGIMRAKGELLEKIRPDGTAILNADDRRVVDLANKTSRHVLFYGLSDRAAVRAESVINRESGVSFTLILPSGTVSVNLGVFGDFMVSNALAAAAVGYLMGQSALEIKAGLEDFKPAHGRMNILMISRANIIDDTYNANPDSMKASIMTLKSLKGKNRGAIIAGDMFELGEYAETMHKKIGSLSAKSDIAKLYITGEFAESVAAGAREEDDSLDIFTGTREEILEDLADWLMPGDWVLIKGSRAMGMEKIVEGLRERVGYKAA from the coding sequence ATGACCGACAATTACACAAAACCGATGCCGTGGACAAGTGCCGATATAGTCGGTGCTACAAAGGGAGATTTGTTGCTCGGTGATATAAAGAGCACATTTTCAGGCATCTCCATTGATTCTCGCAGCATATCTGTTGATGAGCTGTTTGTCGCGATCAGAGGAAATATCCATGATGGGTTTTCTTTTGCCTGCGATGTAATCAAGAAGGGTGTTCGCGGTCTTCTTGTAAACATGGATAAAGCAAACGTTTTGCCAAACGAAAAATGGAAAAAAAAGGGGGTTGTTTGTGTTGCGGTAAAGGATACGACAAAGGCTCTGGGGGATCTTGCCCGTTTTAATCGCAAGCGGGCGGATGTTTCTGTTGTGGCGATAACCGGATCAAACGGCAAAACCAGTACCAAGGATATGACTGCCGCGGTCGTTGCCAGGAAATTTTGCACTTTGTCGACCAAGGGTAATTTAAACAATGAAATCGGGCTTCCATTAACCCTTCTAAGGCTTTGCCGTTGCCATGAATGGGCTGTTCTCGAGCTTGGCATGAACAGACCCGGAGAGATAGGAATGCTTGCGGATATTTGTTTGCCTGACATCGGCATTATCACCAATATAAGCCATGCTCATTTAGAGGGATTAGGTTCAATAGAAGGAATTATGCGCGCCAAGGGGGAGCTCCTGGAGAAAATCAGGCCGGACGGCACGGCAATTCTCAATGCAGATGACCGGAGAGTTGTTGATCTGGCGAATAAAACCTCAAGGCATGTGCTTTTTTATGGGCTGTCAGACAGAGCTGCTGTCAGGGCTGAGTCTGTGATTAACAGGGAATCCGGAGTTTCATTTACGCTGATTTTGCCGTCAGGAACTGTTTCAGTAAATCTTGGTGTTTTCGGCGATTTTATGGTGTCAAATGCGCTTGCCGCAGCCGCTGTTGGATATCTTATGGGTCAAAGCGCGCTTGAAATTAAAGCCGGTCTTGAGGATTTTAAGCCGGCTCATGGGAGGATGAATATTCTTATGATAAGCCGGGCTAATATAATTGACGACACATACAATGCTAATCCGGATTCAATGAAAGCCTCAATCATGACGCTTAAATCATTAAAGGGCAAAAATAGAGGGGCCATCATTGCCGGCGATATGTTCGAACTTGGCGAATATGCTGAGACCATGCATAAAAAGATCGGTTCGTTATCCGCCAAATCCGATATTGCAAAGCTCTATATTACGGGTGAGTTTGCAGAAAGTGTCGCGGCAGGCGCCAGGGAAGAAGATGATTCGCTGGATATCTTTACAGGAACCAGAGAAGAGATTCTCGAAGACCTGGCAGACTGGCTCATGCCCGGCGACTGGGTTCTGATTAAGGGTTCCAGAGCAATGGGCATGGAAAAGATAGTAGAAGGGCTTAGAGAGCGGGTCGGCTATAAAGCCGCTTAA